In Phragmites australis chromosome 17, lpPhrAust1.1, whole genome shotgun sequence, the following are encoded in one genomic region:
- the LOC133896678 gene encoding ABC transporter G family member 1-like: MASEHQQQHIPAVPRWTPSPPRRQGRGTDDDGDAAASELGASMRSTDGFPFGSGRSFARPPFLLPQSSLEISVAETGGGSAVVVREKSLRRIDEGVVISWEDLWVSAGGGKGGRVSILCGLNGYARPGEVLAIMGPSGCGKSTLLDALAGRLGSNVSQKGDILIDGRRQKLTYGRSAYVTQDDMLMTTLTVREAVHYSAQLQLPSAMTAAAKRERAEETLCEMGLEGAADTRIGGWMHKGISGGQRRRVSICMEILTRPALLFLDEPTSGLDSAASYHVVSRITRLARHEGMTVVAAVHQPSTEVFGLFHGLCLLAYGKTVFFGPATDTNQFFALSGFPCPSLMNPSDHFLRTINKDFDKDIEEGLNGVKMTTAQAIDVLVSSYKSSVHMEKVTRQIADIRETAGAVVKQEWQPSFVTQTFVLTKRSFVNMYRDLGYYWLRFAIYIMLCLCVGTIFYNVGHSYGSILARGSMLNFVAAFLTFMAIGGFPSFVEDMKIFGRERLNGHYGVASFAIANTVSAAPYLALISVVPGAMAYYLVGLQRSFGHFAYFALVLFTAMMVVEGLMMIVASAVPDFLMGIITGAGIQGVMMLNGGFFRLPNDLPKPVWRYPMYYISFHKYANQGFYKNEFLGLTFPNNQAGGAATISGSEILRDYWQVQMGYSKWVDLAILCGMAVLYRALFFAIVKLTEMVRPMVKGFRFRNTAPSVHVAMQGSGSP, encoded by the exons ATGGCGTCcgagcaccagcagcagcacaTCCCCGCGGTGCCGAGGTGGACGCCGAGCCCGCCGCGGCGGCAGGGTCGCGGGACCGACGATGATGGCGACGCCGCCGCCTCTGAGCTCGGCGCGTCCATGCGCAGCACCGACGGGTTCCCGTTCGGCAGCGGGCGCTCGTTCGCGCGCCCGCCGTTCCTGCTGCCGCAGTCCTCGCTGGAGATCAGCGTGGCGGAGACCGGGGGCGGCAGCGCCGTCGTCGTCCGCGAGAAGTCCCTGCGCCGCATCGACGAGGGCGTCGTCATCTCCTGGGAGGACCTCTGGGTGTCCGCGggcggcggcaagggcggcCGCGTGTCCATCCTCTGCGGCCTCAACGGGTACGCACGCCCCGGCGAGGTCCTCGCCATCATGGGCCCGTCCGGCTGCGGCAAGTCCACCCTTCTTGATGCCTTAGCAG GACGGCTAGGTTCGAACGTGAGCCAGAAGGGAGACATCCTGATCGATGGCCGGAGGCAGAAGCTAACGTATGGAAGATCG GCGTACGTGACGCAGGACGACATGCTGATGACCACGCTGACGGTGCGCGAGGCCGTGCACTACTCGGCGCAGTTGCAGCTTCCGAGCGCGATGACCGCGGCGGCTAAGCGGGAGCGCGCGGAGGAGACGCTGTGCGAGATGGGCCTCGAGGGCGCGGCGGACACGCGCATCGGCGGGTGGATGCACAAGGGCATCAGCGGCGGGCAGCGCCGGCGTGTCAGCATCTGCATGGAGATCCTCACGCGCCCCGCGCTGCTGTTCCTGGACGAGCCCACCAGCGGGCTCGACAGCGCAGCCTCGTACCACGTCGTGAGCCGGATCACGCGGCTCGCGCGCCATGAGGGCATgaccgtcgtcgccgccgtgcACCAGCCCAGCACCGAGGTGTTCGGGCTCTTCCACGGCCTCTGTCTCCTCGCCTACGGCAAGACCGTCTTCTTCGGCCCCGCCACCGACACCAACCAG TTCTTCGCTCTGAGCGGGTTCCCCTGTCCTTCACTGATGAACCCTTCCGACCACTTCCTAAGGACCATCAACAAGGACTTCGACAAG GACATCGAAGAAGGCCTCAACGGGGTTAAAATGACCACGGCTCAGGCAATCGACGTGCTGGTGAGCTCGTACAAATCCTCCGTCCACATGGAGAAAGTGACGCGGCAGATCGCCGACATACGCGAAACT gcaGGGGCAGTGGTGAAGCAGGAATGGCAGCCGAGCTTCGTGACACAAACCTTCGTGCTCACCAAGAGGTCATTTGTGAACATGTACAGGGACCTGGGCTACTACTGGCTGCGATTCGCCATTTACATCATGTTGTGCCTCTGCGTCGGCACCATTTTCTACAATGTCGGGCATAGCTACGGATCGATCCTT GCTCGTGGTTCCATGCTCAATTTCGTCGCCGCTTTCCTCACCTTCATGGCCATCGGAGGATTCCCGTCATTCGTCGAGGACATGAAG ATCTTTGGACGGGAGAGGCTTAACGGGCACTACGGGGTGGCATCGTTCGCGATCGCCAACACGGTGTCGGCAGCGCCGTACTTGGCGCTCATTTCCGTCGTGCCGGGCGCCATGGCCTACTACCTTGTCGGCCTCCAGCGCAGCTTCGGCCACTTCGCCTATTTCGCCCTCGTGCTGTTCACGGCAATGATGGTCGTGGAGGGCCTCATGATGATCGTGGCCAGCGCTGTCCCCGACTTCCTCATGGGCATCATCACCGGAGCCGGCATCCAGGGCGTCATGATGCTCAACGGTGGCTTCTTCCGCCTCCCCAACGACCTACCCAAGCCCGTCTGGCGGTACCCTATGTACTACATCTCCTTCCACAAGTACGCCAACCAGGGGTTCTACAAGAACGAATTCCTGGGCCTCACCTTCCCCAACAACCAGGCCGGCGGTGCCGCCACCATCTCCGGCAGCGAAATCCTGAGGGACTACTGGCAGGTGCAGATGGGGTACAGCAAGTGGGTCGACCTCGCCATCCTGTGTGGGATGGCCGTGCTCTACAGGGCGCTCTTCTTTGCCATCGTGAAGCTCACCGAGATGGTGAGGCCCATGGTAAAGGGGTTCAGGTTCAGGAACACCGCGCCGTCGGTGCACGTTGCCATGCAGGGCTCCGGCAGTCCATGA